A single genomic interval of Arctopsyche grandis isolate Sample6627 chromosome 8, ASM5162203v2, whole genome shotgun sequence harbors:
- the LOC143915876 gene encoding uncharacterized protein LOC143915876, whose protein sequence is MTMLYQNVRGLNSKTVDCLSSVLVQHHDFIALTETWLNESVCDFEIFDDRYLVFRRDRASRGGGVLLAVRADRVRSAQQIHRLQSVGDFNTVTLKNVSMELSHMCNLFNLSDLNNVCNVYGGKLDLVLSNIICNSSRSPCFIVPEDKFHPTLSIDFDATCSHLMLNDSGHNSNRNCNSVNHDFYGWKFNNVDFAGLNSVLLESEWIDLFECLDVNAAVEIFNRIVHSSFNKCFNKKFPKSRRIFPSWFSAELIVVISRKCYLHKRWKFTKDSHDYVEFCQLRSHSKKLISICHADFIKKCSKDIAKGFAEHFKSAFVDSFTQSSNNKFQISHSFILSVFEFNISDMEYGFQKLKPNRSFGPDFIPDFVLKGCKSINPAMSKKRQWKNDYVDYGFTYVCSRCKMFSNSNLIPSKLFEHFNNVHSGEGLIISSNNYIAVSSNYHQVLFITVHVFTSVLEVLTVKSYLQTDSPGVV, encoded by the exons ATGACGATGCTCTACCAGAATGTTAGGGGTCTTAACTCCAAAACTGTTGATTGCCTTTCTTCTGTTCTGGTACAGCATCATGACTTCATTGCACTTACGGAGACTTGGCTAAATGAATCTGTTTGCGACTTCGAGATATTCGATGATAGATACTTAGTTTTCAGAAGAGATAGGGCCAGCAGAGGAGGTGGTGTTTTACTGGCTGTTCGTGCCGATCGTGTGCGGTCTGCTCAACAAATTCACCGTCTTCAATCAGTTG GGGACTTTAACACTGTTACTTTGAAGAATGTAAGCATGGAACTGTCGCATATGTgcaatctttttaatttatcagatttGAATAATGTATGCAATGTTTATGGCGGAAAACTTGACTTGGTGTTGTCCAATATTATTTGCAATTCCAGTAGAAGTCCCTGTTTTATTGTTCCTGAGGATAAGTTTCACCCTACGCTCAGTATTGATTTTGATGCTACATGTTCCCATTTAATGTTAAATGATTCTGGGCACAATAGTAATCGTAATTGTAATTCTGTTAATCATGATTTTTATGGttggaaatttaataatgttgaCTTTGCTGGCCTGAATTCTGTTTTGTTGGAATCGGAGTGGATTGATCTTTTCGAGTGCTTGGATGTGAATGCTGCTGTCGAGATATTTAATAGGATTGTGCATTCTTCTTTTAACAAATGCTTTAACAAAAAATTTCCTAAATCCAGAAGAATTTTTCCTAGTTGGTTCTCAGCTGAATTAATCGTAGTCATCAGTCGTAAATGTTACTTGCACAAACGCTGGAAGTTCACTAAGGACTCACATGATTACGTTGAATTCTGTCAGTTGCGTTCTCATTCCAAAAAATTGATCTCAATTTGTCACGCTGACTTCATTAAGAAAT GTTCGAAAGATATCGCTAAGGGTTTTGCTGAGCATTTTAAATCTGCATTTGTAGACTCATTCACTCAATCTTCAAATAATAAGTTTCAAATAAGTCATTCCTTCATTCTGtcagtatttgaatttaatatcagtgatatgGAGTATGGGTTCCAGAAGCTGAAACCTAATAGATCTTTTGGTCCTGACTTTATTCCCGATTTTGTTTTAAAGGGATGCAAGTCCA TAAACCCTGCCATGTCAAAAAAGCGCCAGTGGAAAAACGATTATGTTGATTACGGATTCACTT ATGTATGTTCAAGATGCAAGATGTTTTCAAACTCCAATCTTATACCATCAAAGTTGTTtgaacatttcaacaatgtgcataGTGGTGAAG GACTCATAATTAGCTCAAACAATTATATAGCTGTCTCTTCAAATTATCatcaagttttatttattacagttcACGTGTTCACTTCAGTTC TTGAAGTGCTAACAGTTAAAAGTTATCTTCAAAccgactcaccaggtgtcgtatga